In Deltaproteobacteria bacterium, the genomic window CATTCCCTCTTTCAGCTCAATTGGAGGCATGCCCATGGCTTTGGCATACGCGCTGATACCAGGGGGGTCGTGGAGCGTTAATCCCAGGCCGTGACCGACCGCATATGGCATCACCTCAGCCCAGTTACTGAAACCCCAATACTCCGGAGATTTCGGCCATTTTGTCAGCACATCGTGATC contains:
- a CDS encoding aminopeptidase P family protein — translated: DHDVLTKWPKSPEYWGFSNWAEVMPYAVGHGLGLTLHDPPGISAYAKAMGMPPIELKEGMILALETYAGHKGGKHGVRLEEDVLVTKDGYEVLSRWPIKELMECWIPYN